The Rickettsiales bacterium genomic sequence CCCTGAAGATTACATGGGAGATATCATTGGTGACTTGAATTCACGTCGTGGCCAAGTGCAAGGCATGGATCAACGCGGCGTAGCCCGTGTGGTTGATGCAACAGTGCCGCTAGCTGCTATGTTTGGTTATGTGAACACCTTGCGTTCTATGTCGCAAGGTCGTGCGCAATTCACTATGACATTCGATCATTATGCGCCCGTTCCGAGTAACGTGGCTGAAGAAATTAAAGCCAAAGTGGCGTAAATAGAGTTTAAGGAAGAGGATACTACAATGTCTAAAGAGAAGTTTGAGCGTAATAAGACGCACGTAAATGTTGGAACGATTGGTCACGTTGATCATGGTAAGACCTCGTTGACGGCTGCGATTACGAAGGTTTTGGCTGAATCTG encodes the following:
- a CDS encoding GTP-binding protein, with product MSKEKFERNKTHVNVGTIGHVDHGKTSLTAAITKVLAES